The Streptomyces sp. NBC_01591 genome window below encodes:
- a CDS encoding MFS transporter, protein MAASHATVGSRSNRAVLLTVTCLGQFMVLLDNTIVGAALPDMQHRLHTQLTGLQWIVDAYVLLVAMLLLSGGVFADRFGRKRVYLTGVAVFTAASLLCSLAPSVGWLVAGRVLQGIGAAALSPASLALLAAAYPVPQERIKVIGLWAGFSGIGLAAGPVAGGVLTEAFGWPAIFLVNLPIGVVLLLVGLRHLGESRNPSAPAIDIPGTVLSVLAVGVLTYGLIEGGARGWTSPVILGSFAAAVILLAAFVAVEARRSAPMLPLRLFRQRLFTVSNTAMVVVGFALMGSSFFFSQFFVYVQGSSILRAGLQTLPVSLAMVIVSPYAGRLAARYGFRIVVTTGLALAGLGLQALGMVHADTGYGNVWWRLGLAGIGFALAMSPLTGAAIQAVSPQEGGLASGISSTTRQIGAVLGVAVLGAIVRTRQSGGASFETGLNSAFLAAGTVTLATAVFTGLWLARSKPAEGSAAPHRSTDPDAVTTSNEASVNSR, encoded by the coding sequence ATGGCTGCATCGCATGCGACCGTAGGCAGTCGATCAAACCGGGCCGTGCTGCTCACGGTGACCTGTCTAGGCCAATTCATGGTCCTGCTCGACAACACGATTGTTGGAGCGGCGCTGCCCGATATGCAGCACCGGCTGCACACTCAGCTGACCGGTCTGCAGTGGATCGTCGACGCGTACGTACTGCTGGTCGCCATGCTGCTGCTGTCCGGCGGTGTCTTCGCCGACCGGTTCGGCCGCAAGCGGGTGTACCTGACCGGCGTGGCGGTATTCACCGCCGCGTCGCTGCTGTGCAGCCTCGCGCCCTCGGTCGGCTGGCTGGTCGCCGGCCGGGTGCTGCAGGGCATCGGGGCCGCGGCGCTGAGCCCTGCCTCGCTCGCCCTGCTCGCCGCCGCCTATCCCGTGCCGCAAGAACGAATCAAGGTGATCGGGCTGTGGGCCGGATTCAGCGGAATCGGTCTGGCCGCAGGCCCCGTGGCCGGCGGCGTGCTGACAGAAGCCTTCGGCTGGCCCGCCATCTTCCTGGTCAATCTGCCCATCGGCGTGGTCCTTCTGCTGGTCGGCCTGCGCCACCTCGGCGAGTCCCGCAATCCGAGCGCCCCCGCGATCGACATCCCGGGCACGGTGCTGTCCGTTCTGGCGGTGGGGGTACTGACCTACGGGCTGATCGAGGGTGGTGCCCGCGGCTGGACCTCACCGGTCATCCTGGGCAGCTTCGCCGCCGCGGTGATCCTCCTCGCCGCCTTCGTCGCCGTCGAAGCGCGTCGCTCCGCACCGATGCTGCCGCTGCGGCTGTTCCGGCAGCGCCTGTTCACCGTGTCCAACACCGCCATGGTCGTGGTGGGGTTCGCGCTCATGGGCTCGTCGTTCTTCTTCTCCCAGTTCTTCGTCTACGTCCAGGGCAGCTCGATCCTGCGCGCCGGCCTGCAGACCCTGCCGGTATCCCTCGCCATGGTGATCGTCAGCCCGTACGCGGGCCGGCTCGCCGCCCGGTACGGCTTCCGAATCGTGGTTACCACCGGCCTGGCCCTGGCCGGCCTGGGACTGCAGGCGCTCGGTATGGTGCACGCCGACACCGGCTACGGGAACGTGTGGTGGCGGCTGGGACTCGCCGGCATCGGCTTCGCCCTGGCCATGTCCCCACTGACAGGCGCCGCCATCCAAGCAGTCAGCCCGCAGGAAGGCGGCCTCGCATCAGGCATCAGCAGCACCACCCGGCAGATCGGCGCGGTGCTCGGCGTGGCGGTACTCGGAGCCATCGTCCGCACCCGGCAATCCGGCGGCGCCTCCTTCGAGACCGGCCTCAACAGCGCCTTCCTCGCTGCCGGCACCGTCACTTTGGCCACCGCCGTGTTCACCGGCCTGTGGCTGGCGAGGTCCAAGCCCGCGGAAGGCTCCGCGGCGCCGCATCGTTCCACCGATCCAGATGCGGTCACCACCTCGAACGAGGCATCCGTGAACAGCCGTTGA
- a CDS encoding ATP-grasp domain-containing protein: MAHLLMVESWVGSMGRLLPRAIREAGHEFTFLTRDLHHYLRSAPEGTAHPLLAARHVLTTNTNDTDALLPFVERTHDVLRFDGVITSCDYYLRTAAQISGRLGLPGPTPEAVENACRKDSTRRVLAETGLPGPRFAVCADWAEAAAAAHDIGYPLVLKPVDLCAGMFVRRADDEAALAHAYRALAAFPVNARGQRRDPVVLLEELLEGPEVSIETVSHGGAVHVIGVTDKSVGGAPAFVETGHMFPAVLDPADTEAAEETARRALKALGLDQVVAHTEIKLTADGPRLVEVNPRPAGNRITELVRHVTGIDLAAACVDVALGRAPDLRRRATGLTSAAIGFLVPDQDGVLETVDGADTVRAADGLLELQLADPGKAVKAAGSNNEYLGHVMAGDAQGPAARTRVETLLAQLRPRVVTR; the protein is encoded by the coding sequence GTGGCTCATCTGCTGATGGTCGAGAGCTGGGTCGGGTCCATGGGCAGACTGCTGCCAAGAGCCATTCGCGAGGCAGGTCACGAGTTCACCTTCCTGACCCGTGACCTGCACCACTACCTGCGCTCCGCTCCGGAGGGCACCGCGCACCCCCTCCTCGCAGCCCGCCATGTGCTCACCACGAACACCAACGACACCGACGCACTGCTGCCCTTCGTCGAGCGCACCCACGACGTCCTGCGCTTCGACGGAGTGATCACTTCCTGCGACTACTACCTCCGGACGGCTGCGCAGATCTCGGGGCGCCTTGGGCTGCCCGGCCCCACGCCCGAGGCGGTCGAGAACGCGTGCCGCAAGGACTCGACCCGCCGAGTCCTGGCCGAGACCGGTTTACCGGGACCTCGGTTCGCTGTGTGCGCGGACTGGGCCGAGGCCGCCGCAGCGGCCCACGACATCGGCTACCCGCTGGTACTCAAACCCGTGGACCTGTGCGCCGGGATGTTCGTACGCCGCGCCGACGACGAGGCCGCCCTGGCTCACGCCTACCGCGCGCTCGCCGCCTTCCCCGTCAACGCCCGCGGACAGCGCCGCGACCCTGTAGTGCTGCTCGAAGAACTCCTCGAGGGCCCGGAAGTAAGCATCGAGACCGTGTCCCACGGCGGAGCCGTGCACGTCATCGGCGTCACCGACAAAAGCGTCGGCGGAGCCCCTGCGTTCGTCGAGACCGGCCACATGTTCCCCGCCGTCCTGGACCCGGCGGACACCGAGGCCGCCGAAGAGACCGCGCGCCGGGCGCTCAAGGCCCTCGGTCTCGACCAGGTCGTCGCCCACACCGAGATCAAGCTGACGGCCGACGGGCCACGCCTCGTCGAGGTCAACCCCCGGCCCGCCGGCAACCGCATCACCGAGCTCGTACGTCACGTGACCGGCATCGACCTCGCCGCCGCCTGCGTGGACGTCGCCCTCGGCCGCGCGCCGGACCTCCGCCGCCGTGCCACCGGACTGACCAGCGCCGCCATCGGCTTCCTGGTACCCGACCAGGACGGCGTACTGGAGACCGTCGACGGCGCCGACACCGTCCGCGCGGCCGACGGCCTGCTGGAACTCCAGCTCGCCGACCCCGGCAAGGCCGTCAAAGCCGCCGGCAGCAACAACGAGTACCTCGGCCACGTCATGGCCGGTGACGCCCAGGGCCCCGCCGCCCGGACACGCGTCGAAACCCTCCTCGCGCAGCTGCGTCCCCGGGTGGTGACCCGATGA
- a CDS encoding Rossmann-like domain-containing protein — protein sequence MTAPTGIRAAAASYDDLVQLVLAGRIGPDPRTQRIAVAFTTRQAVRHEGRGSGYRNEVLSLRLAEVVGSCAVEPGELPDGAVEECVGADIARLVEHELPPVRVAALDAYLMHALPHSPGNGARPCPLTAGTSLEKSRARAKAVVDLIDASPGATVLVVGVVNSLLEALRARGLAYIPCDLKGGTTEWGEAVRTNSLAELERCDAILASGMTLGNGSFEPLRRHAQRHGTPLVMFAQTGSAVLPRLIGSGVTAVCAEPYPFFWLDGGPGTIHRYGDAR from the coding sequence ATGACCGCCCCCACCGGCATACGCGCCGCAGCCGCCTCGTACGACGACCTCGTCCAGCTGGTGCTGGCCGGCCGCATCGGCCCCGATCCGCGCACCCAGCGAATCGCGGTCGCCTTCACCACCCGACAGGCGGTACGACACGAAGGACGCGGCTCCGGCTACCGGAACGAAGTGCTGAGCCTGCGCCTGGCCGAAGTCGTCGGGTCCTGTGCGGTCGAGCCGGGCGAGCTGCCCGACGGCGCCGTCGAGGAATGCGTCGGCGCGGACATCGCCCGCCTCGTCGAACACGAACTGCCCCCGGTCCGGGTCGCCGCCCTCGACGCGTACCTCATGCACGCCCTGCCGCACAGCCCCGGGAACGGCGCACGGCCCTGCCCGCTGACCGCCGGAACGTCGCTGGAGAAGTCCAGGGCCAGGGCCAAGGCCGTGGTGGACCTCATCGACGCCTCCCCCGGAGCGACCGTGCTCGTGGTGGGAGTGGTGAACTCGCTGCTGGAGGCCCTGCGGGCACGCGGCCTCGCGTACATCCCCTGCGACCTCAAGGGCGGCACGACCGAATGGGGCGAAGCGGTACGCACCAACTCCCTGGCGGAGCTGGAGCGCTGCGACGCGATCCTCGCCTCCGGCATGACCCTCGGCAACGGCAGCTTCGAGCCACTGCGCCGGCACGCACAGCGCCACGGCACACCTCTGGTGATGTTCGCGCAGACCGGCAGTGCGGTCCTGCCGCGCCTGATCGGCTCCGGCGTCACCGCGGTGTGTGCGGAGCCGTACCCCTTCTTCTGGCTGGACGGCGGCCCGGGGACCATCCACCGCTACGGAGACGCCCGATGA
- a CDS encoding PLP-dependent cysteine synthase family protein: MTTILLGSARATGNRELLGLLGRTPLARVTVDLPCPQPGFWAKLEGLGVGGMKARAAVSMLLGAQERGELRPGAPVVESTSGTLGIGLAFAGQALGHPVVLVGDSELEHSMRQLLRAHGVHLELVDRPAAEGGWQAARLARLRQLLTLLPDAYWPDQYNNPDNTAGYASLAAELATQLDHLDVLVCSVGTGGHSAGITGPLRRHWPRLRLIGVDATGSTIFGQPARPRLMRGLGSSIHPRNVTYDAFDEVHWVGPAEAADACRRLARGAFVSGGWSTGAVALVAAWAARVHPGAVVATVFPDGPHRYLGSVFDDDFTTTHGIAPATAATRPVEISHPKAVEATGWARCRTVTDPLATPQEEKP; this comes from the coding sequence ATGACCACGATCCTCCTCGGCTCCGCACGCGCCACGGGCAACCGGGAGCTCCTCGGCCTGCTCGGCCGCACCCCTCTCGCCCGCGTCACGGTCGACCTGCCCTGCCCGCAGCCGGGCTTCTGGGCCAAGCTGGAAGGACTCGGCGTCGGCGGCATGAAGGCCCGTGCCGCCGTCTCCATGTTGCTGGGCGCCCAGGAACGCGGCGAACTGCGGCCGGGCGCGCCCGTGGTGGAGTCCACCTCCGGGACGCTCGGCATCGGACTGGCCTTCGCCGGACAGGCCCTCGGCCACCCGGTCGTGCTGGTCGGCGACAGCGAGCTGGAACACTCGATGCGCCAGCTGCTCCGCGCGCACGGTGTCCACCTAGAACTCGTCGACCGCCCGGCGGCCGAGGGCGGCTGGCAGGCCGCCCGGCTCGCCCGGCTGCGCCAACTGCTCACCCTGCTGCCCGACGCTTACTGGCCCGACCAGTACAACAACCCGGACAACACGGCGGGTTACGCCTCACTCGCGGCTGAGCTGGCCACCCAGCTCGATCACCTCGACGTGCTGGTCTGCAGTGTCGGAACCGGCGGCCACAGCGCCGGCATCACCGGACCGCTGCGACGCCACTGGCCCCGCCTGCGGCTCATCGGCGTGGACGCCACCGGCTCCACCATCTTCGGACAGCCTGCCAGGCCCCGCCTCATGCGCGGCCTCGGCAGCAGCATCCACCCGCGCAACGTCACCTACGACGCCTTCGACGAGGTCCACTGGGTCGGCCCCGCCGAGGCCGCCGACGCCTGCCGCCGACTGGCCCGCGGTGCCTTCGTCAGCGGCGGCTGGAGCACCGGCGCCGTCGCCCTCGTCGCCGCCTGGGCCGCCCGCGTCCACCCCGGCGCGGTCGTCGCCACCGTCTTCCCCGACGGACCGCACCGCTACCTCGGCAGCGTCTTCGACGACGACTTCACCACCACCCACGGCATCGCCCCCGCCACCGCCGCCACCCGCCCCGTCGAGATCTCACACCCCAAGGCCGTGGAAGCCACCGGCTGGGCCCGCTGCCGCACCGTCACCGATCCGCTCGCCACTCCCCAGGAAGAGAAGCCGTGA
- a CDS encoding dipeptide epimerase, whose protein sequence is MKAGLRTVRLDLAEPLRISRSTMAAREAVWLTIEHEGQHGHGEAVTSVYYGLDANALGRLLHTQSQWLAGFTDPETALEDFRVGAGHAAPPAVTAAVESALLDLVGKRASVPVHQLLCARGAPPRAATARTIGITAPERAQAQAARLVRDGFSVLKLKAGAPDAAEDLARVRAVRTAAPHVRLLLDPNGAWTVQESERLLPLFAELGVEAVEQPLAPGDPEALAKLAERSPLPVIADEDAVDLEDARRLAGRVQGINVKLAKCGGVSAALRIAELVAGTGTELMLGCLTASTLGIAPAVHLADRARWVDLDGHLLLADDPWTGIGGTDGTVRASRDPGLGIRERGAEEAAA, encoded by the coding sequence GTGAAGGCCGGCCTGCGCACCGTACGCCTCGACCTCGCCGAGCCGCTGCGCATCTCCCGCTCCACGATGGCGGCCCGCGAGGCCGTGTGGCTGACCATCGAGCACGAAGGGCAGCATGGCCACGGCGAGGCCGTCACCAGCGTGTACTACGGACTCGACGCCAACGCCCTCGGACGGCTGCTGCACACGCAATCCCAGTGGCTGGCCGGGTTCACCGATCCCGAGACCGCCCTGGAAGACTTCCGGGTTGGTGCCGGACACGCCGCCCCGCCGGCTGTGACCGCCGCCGTAGAGTCCGCGCTGCTCGACCTCGTCGGCAAGCGCGCAAGCGTCCCGGTCCACCAGCTCCTGTGCGCCCGAGGTGCCCCGCCCCGTGCCGCGACCGCCCGCACCATCGGCATCACCGCACCGGAGCGAGCCCAGGCGCAGGCGGCCCGCCTCGTACGCGACGGATTCTCGGTCCTCAAACTCAAGGCCGGCGCTCCGGACGCGGCCGAAGACCTGGCCCGTGTGCGGGCCGTCCGCACCGCCGCCCCCCACGTCCGGCTGCTTCTCGACCCCAACGGAGCATGGACCGTCCAGGAGTCCGAGCGACTGCTCCCACTCTTCGCGGAACTGGGCGTCGAAGCTGTCGAGCAGCCATTGGCGCCCGGCGATCCCGAGGCACTGGCGAAGCTCGCGGAGCGCTCGCCGCTTCCCGTCATCGCGGACGAGGACGCGGTCGACCTGGAGGACGCCCGCCGCCTCGCCGGGAGGGTTCAAGGCATCAACGTCAAGCTGGCCAAGTGCGGCGGCGTCAGCGCCGCCCTGCGCATCGCCGAACTGGTCGCGGGCACCGGAACCGAGCTGATGCTCGGCTGCCTGACCGCCAGCACCCTTGGCATCGCCCCCGCTGTCCACCTCGCCGACCGCGCCCGCTGGGTCGACCTCGACGGCCACCTGTTGCTCGCCGACGACCCGTGGACGGGCATCGGCGGTACCGACGGCACCGTACGGGCGAGCCGGGACCCGGGCCTGGGCATACGCGAGCGCGGCGCCGAGGAGGCCGCGGCATGA
- a CDS encoding MFS transporter: MKTWHEIRSFPLAIRLLLVNQLGVNTGFYLLVPYLALHLSEDLGMSAAVVGIVLGVRNLSQQGLFLIGGTASDRLGARGVIIAGCALRTVGFGLFALGDGLPVLLAASVLSGLAGALFNPAVRAYLALEAEERKAEAFALFNVFATIGALIGPLLGSALLLVDFRVSALTAAGIFAVLTAAQALVLPARQVAPTGSTVVADWREVIGNRGFLAFALAMVGMFTLENQLYLLLPDGARRATGWEGAAGLVFLIGTLANLWLQLRITTALKKRGSRARWISAGLVLMGLSFVPPMAMSGHDNTPDDLADAVLRALPVLAGALLLHLGVMLAQPFVMELVPGFGRAELTGTCFGLFYMVSGIAAAVGNTVVGWAMDTGERTDTPWLPWACCLAFGLSSAAGVAWLHRRRVLPARPTSVPATA; this comes from the coding sequence ATGAAGACATGGCACGAGATACGCAGCTTCCCGCTCGCGATCCGGCTCCTCCTGGTCAACCAGCTCGGCGTCAACACCGGCTTCTACCTGCTCGTCCCGTACCTCGCCCTGCACCTGAGCGAGGACCTGGGGATGTCTGCGGCCGTCGTCGGCATCGTGCTCGGCGTGCGCAACCTCAGCCAGCAAGGGCTGTTCCTCATCGGCGGGACGGCGTCGGACCGGCTCGGAGCACGCGGCGTCATCATCGCCGGATGCGCCCTGCGCACCGTCGGCTTCGGACTGTTCGCACTCGGCGACGGACTGCCCGTGCTCCTCGCCGCGTCCGTGCTCAGCGGTCTGGCCGGCGCCCTTTTCAATCCGGCGGTACGGGCCTATCTCGCCCTGGAAGCAGAGGAGCGCAAGGCGGAGGCGTTCGCCCTGTTCAACGTCTTCGCCACCATTGGCGCCCTGATCGGACCACTGCTCGGCAGTGCACTGCTGCTGGTCGACTTCCGTGTCTCCGCACTCACCGCGGCCGGGATCTTCGCGGTGCTCACCGCCGCCCAGGCCCTGGTGCTGCCGGCCCGCCAGGTCGCTCCGACTGGCAGCACCGTCGTCGCCGACTGGCGCGAGGTGATCGGCAACCGAGGTTTCCTCGCCTTCGCCCTGGCCATGGTCGGCATGTTCACGCTGGAGAACCAGCTGTACCTGCTGCTGCCCGACGGGGCCCGGCGGGCCACCGGCTGGGAAGGCGCCGCCGGGCTTGTCTTCCTCATCGGCACGCTCGCCAACCTCTGGCTCCAGTTGCGCATCACCACCGCGCTGAAGAAGCGGGGCAGCAGGGCGCGCTGGATCAGCGCCGGACTCGTGCTGATGGGACTGTCCTTCGTACCGCCGATGGCGATGTCGGGGCACGACAACACCCCTGACGATCTCGCAGACGCGGTGCTGCGCGCGCTGCCCGTCCTGGCCGGTGCCCTGCTGCTCCACCTGGGCGTGATGCTGGCCCAGCCGTTCGTGATGGAACTGGTCCCCGGCTTCGGCCGAGCCGAACTCACCGGCACCTGCTTCGGCCTGTTCTACATGGTCTCCGGCATCGCCGCCGCCGTCGGCAACACGGTCGTCGGCTGGGCCATGGACACCGGTGAACGCACCGACACGCCGTGGCTGCCGTGGGCGTGCTGCCTGGCCTTCGGACTCTCCTCCGCCGCCGGTGTCGCCTGGCTGCACCGCCGCCGGGTCCTTCCGGCCCGCCCCACGTCCGTTCCGGCGACAGCATGA
- a CDS encoding class I SAM-dependent methyltransferase, protein MTATTANLLTDNPALYETCFPDPERLAGRWAEDCLRRYGPPGPRVLDIGCGTGRDAAHLHRAGRTVTGADLSDAMLEYARVRHPGPAYVRADLHGFDFEEHSFDAIVCLDSALLYCHTNDQLDRFLASCRRTLMPGGLLVAEMRNGAFFLGRTELLDAPSTNGFTWRGTAYRSTTTLTVDRTAQLLRRTRVWTADDGTAPVEQRSAWRLLFPQELRHVLAAHGFEVLALYDGPGPRTEPPWQEGDLPAATADADRLHLVARLIPAPRP, encoded by the coding sequence ATGACCGCCACCACTGCGAACCTGCTCACCGACAACCCCGCGCTGTACGAGACCTGCTTCCCCGACCCCGAACGGCTCGCCGGACGCTGGGCCGAGGACTGCCTGCGCCGGTACGGGCCGCCCGGCCCACGCGTCCTGGACATCGGCTGCGGCACCGGCCGCGACGCCGCCCACCTGCACCGCGCAGGGCGTACGGTCACCGGCGCCGACCTGTCCGACGCGATGCTGGAGTACGCCCGCGTCCGGCACCCCGGTCCGGCATACGTCCGGGCCGACCTGCACGGCTTCGACTTCGAAGAACACTCCTTCGACGCCATCGTGTGCCTCGACAGCGCCCTGCTGTACTGCCACACCAACGACCAGCTCGACAGGTTCCTGGCATCCTGCCGCCGCACACTGATGCCTGGCGGACTGCTCGTCGCGGAAATGCGCAACGGCGCCTTCTTCCTCGGCCGCACGGAACTCCTCGACGCTCCGTCCACCAACGGTTTCACCTGGCGGGGAACCGCCTACCGCTCCACCACCACCCTGACCGTGGACAGGACCGCCCAGCTGCTGCGCCGCACACGGGTGTGGACCGCCGACGACGGCACCGCGCCGGTCGAGCAGCGCTCCGCGTGGCGCCTGCTCTTCCCCCAGGAGCTGCGCCATGTCCTGGCCGCCCACGGCTTCGAGGTGCTCGCCCTGTACGACGGGCCGGGCCCGCGCACCGAACCACCGTGGCAGGAGGGCGACCTGCCCGCCGCGACAGCCGACGCAGATCGGCTGCATCTGGTCGCCCGCCTCATCCCAGCACCCCGCCCCTGA
- a CDS encoding ABC transporter substrate-binding protein produces MNDTSVNDPRFPGLRRRGVLAAGAVGLGALAVTGCAGTGPAADTSKADGKPRRGGRLRAAFAGGGASETLDPHLANLFADVARAKALFDKLADYGPNLSAQPRLAATWEPSAGLNRWKVTLRKAGFHNSKPVTAKDVLYSYRRITDPKQAFRAKASLEPIDLDASRALDDRTVEFVLKRPTAEFPNVLAAFGAYIVPEGEQDFDNEPVGSGPFRFVSFAPGKSAVFRRNEDYWDGAPFLDELEFIVANEESARVNALLGGQIEYAHELNPTTARAHEGKGRIEIIRLRNSAMQSFAMKTDRPPFDDKRVREAFFLIADRKELVDGALSGAGEIGNDLFGKGYEYYAASLPQREQDLDRAKALLKQAGAEDLKVTLDTSPVAAGFAEAATIFRDQAARAGVTITVRTGSKDSYWKDILESGTLCSYRSGAMPIETHISQRLLTGSTTNATKWQHKDFDALYQQAQSTKNKTARAAVHERMQRRLYAEGGFLVWGFADWILGTARNVRGVETKAPANSLDWARFDKVWLA; encoded by the coding sequence ATGAACGACACCTCTGTGAACGACCCGCGCTTCCCCGGTCTGCGCCGCCGAGGCGTCCTCGCGGCAGGTGCCGTCGGTCTCGGCGCCCTCGCCGTCACCGGCTGCGCCGGCACCGGACCGGCCGCCGACACCTCCAAGGCCGACGGCAAGCCCCGGCGCGGCGGACGGCTGCGCGCCGCGTTCGCCGGCGGCGGCGCGAGCGAGACGCTCGACCCGCACCTTGCCAACCTCTTCGCGGACGTGGCCCGCGCCAAGGCCCTCTTCGACAAGCTCGCCGACTACGGCCCCAACCTGTCCGCCCAGCCGCGGCTCGCCGCGACGTGGGAACCGAGCGCCGGCCTGAACCGCTGGAAGGTCACGCTGCGCAAGGCCGGTTTCCACAACAGCAAGCCGGTCACCGCCAAGGACGTCCTGTACAGCTATCGGCGCATCACCGATCCGAAGCAGGCGTTCCGCGCGAAGGCGTCCCTGGAACCCATCGACCTCGATGCGAGCCGTGCGCTGGACGACCGGACCGTCGAGTTCGTCCTCAAGCGCCCGACCGCCGAGTTCCCCAACGTGCTCGCCGCGTTCGGCGCGTACATCGTGCCCGAGGGCGAGCAGGACTTCGACAACGAGCCGGTGGGCAGCGGCCCCTTCCGCTTCGTCTCCTTCGCCCCTGGCAAGTCCGCGGTCTTCCGGCGCAACGAGGACTACTGGGACGGCGCCCCCTTTCTGGACGAGCTGGAGTTCATCGTCGCCAACGAGGAGTCCGCCCGCGTCAACGCCCTCCTCGGCGGCCAGATCGAATACGCCCACGAGCTCAACCCCACCACCGCCCGCGCCCACGAAGGCAAGGGCCGGATCGAGATCATCCGGCTCCGCAACAGCGCCATGCAGTCCTTCGCGATGAAGACCGACCGCCCTCCCTTCGACGACAAGCGCGTACGGGAGGCGTTCTTCCTGATCGCCGACCGGAAGGAGCTGGTCGACGGCGCCCTGTCCGGCGCCGGCGAGATCGGCAACGATCTGTTCGGCAAGGGCTACGAGTACTACGCCGCGAGTCTGCCCCAGAGGGAACAGGACCTCGACCGGGCCAAGGCACTGCTCAAGCAGGCCGGCGCCGAGGATCTCAAGGTCACCCTCGACACCTCGCCCGTCGCCGCTGGATTCGCCGAAGCCGCCACCATCTTCCGCGACCAGGCCGCCCGAGCGGGTGTGACCATCACCGTCAGGACCGGCAGCAAGGACAGCTACTGGAAGGACATCCTCGAATCCGGAACCCTTTGCTCCTACCGCTCCGGCGCCATGCCCATCGAGACCCACATCTCCCAGCGCCTGCTCACAGGTTCCACCACCAACGCCACCAAGTGGCAGCACAAGGACTTCGACGCCCTCTACCAGCAGGCACAGTCCACCAAGAACAAGACCGCCCGCGCCGCAGTCCACGAGCGCATGCAGCGCCGCCTGTACGCCGAAGGCGGCTTCCTGGTCTGGGGCTTCGCCGACTGGATCCTCGGCACCGCCCGCAACGTCCGCGGCGTCGAGACCAAGGCACCGGCCAACTCCCTCGACTGGGCGCGCTTCGACAAGGTGTGGCTCGCGTGA
- a CDS encoding ABC transporter permease yields the protein MTGLRPWIARRLLLGAAQTAAVVLLVFALTEALPGDAAVALAGDQPDPERITAIREAMDLDRPAHERLADWAAGLLHGDFGTSLASGRPVSTYIAEGFGPTLLLAALTVALLIPVGVGLGVLSARHEGRFADRLISSVTLGAYAVPEFAFGILLVTVFALRLGWLPPTAVGYGTDLLAHPAALVLPVLVLLSRPVCSLARLVRAGMIDALASPYAAHAHRYRVPGVRIRYGHALPNAIAPATQQLARTIDWLLCGVIVVEAMYVIPGLGTVLMNAVAERDVPVVQGLAVVFGITTVLLNLGADLVTRRFAPRTEVAA from the coding sequence GTGACCGGACTCCGGCCCTGGATCGCCCGGCGGCTCCTGCTCGGTGCGGCACAGACGGCAGCCGTCGTGCTGCTCGTCTTCGCCCTCACCGAGGCGCTGCCGGGCGACGCCGCCGTCGCCCTCGCTGGCGACCAGCCCGACCCGGAGCGCATCACCGCCATCCGCGAGGCGATGGACCTCGACCGGCCCGCACACGAACGCCTGGCGGACTGGGCGGCCGGGCTGCTGCACGGGGACTTCGGCACCTCCCTGGCCTCCGGTCGCCCCGTCAGCACGTACATCGCCGAAGGCTTCGGGCCGACACTGCTGCTCGCCGCCCTGACGGTCGCGCTCCTCATCCCCGTCGGTGTCGGCCTCGGTGTCCTCTCCGCCCGCCACGAGGGCCGATTCGCGGACCGGCTGATCAGCTCGGTGACGCTCGGCGCCTACGCCGTACCCGAGTTCGCCTTCGGCATACTGCTGGTCACCGTCTTCGCCCTGCGCCTGGGGTGGCTCCCGCCGACCGCCGTCGGCTACGGCACCGACCTCCTGGCCCACCCCGCCGCGCTGGTGCTGCCCGTGCTCGTCCTGCTCTCCCGCCCCGTCTGCTCCCTGGCCCGACTCGTACGCGCCGGCATGATCGACGCACTGGCTTCGCCCTACGCGGCACACGCCCACCGCTACCGCGTTCCGGGCGTCCGCATCCGCTACGGACACGCTCTTCCCAACGCCATCGCGCCCGCCACCCAGCAACTCGCCCGCACCATCGACTGGTTGCTGTGCGGCGTCATCGTCGTGGAAGCGATGTATGTGATCCCCGGCCTCGGCACCGTCCTGATGAACGCCGTCGCCGAGCGGGACGTACCGGTCGTCCAGGGCCTCGCCGTCGTCTTCGGCATCACCACCGTCCTCCTCAACCTCGGCGCCGATCTGGTCACGCGCCGCTTCGCCCCGCGGACGGAGGTGGCCGCATGA